TGCACTCACAACTAAAAGAAGACGTGATTGCCTGCTCGACTATTGGCAACAGTCTGACTACTCGATACCGACACCGCGCGCGTTCCACCACCACCGGTCATCCGGTCGCTGTTCAGCAATCTTGGCTAGCGACTTCAGGCCGGGGTAGTCAGGGCTCGACTTTGGCAGTAAATCGGCTGCCTGAATTTTGACCCCGCCGCTGGCTAGCAAGACCTGATGCCGCTTTCGGCCTCGCTTGTACCGATGGAATACTGCGATGGAATCAACTTGTTTGGGGGCGATCAGCTGATTGGCTTGTTCGGCGGCGAAGTACATCAACGCCCGCTGCAAGATTGCATGATCGTTGCTGGGCGACCGCCGTGTCCACAGTTCGGCGATCGCGGTCGAGGAATACAATGACTCCAGCGCACCGTAAATGGGATAGGCACGACGGATGCTTTCCCAGTTCTGATTGAAATGGTCGACAAAGGCCAGTGTCGCGGGATCGATCACCACGTTGCCACGTTGGCCGCTCTTGAGAGCCAGTTCATTCTGGCCGCTTAGCTGTAGTGGGGTCCCCGCCAATTGAATTACTTGAGTGCTTTCCACATCGGAAGTCCGCATTCGCAATGCATGCGAGGTAAACCAAAGCCGCAGCAGTAGGTCTGACGGTGGCGTGCCGTCGCCGGTTGCGGCAATCGACAACAAGTAGTTGCGAACGCCAACGGGCATCGGTTCGTCACCCAGCGCAAGACGTTTCATGTGTCGATCCGCTTCGACCATTAAGTAGGCAACTTCATGATCGGCGGAGGTCCCAAACACGCGGATGTCTTGTCGCCCCAGTGCCGAGGCCAGGGCGTCGGCCGCCGTCACCATTGGCACTTCACCCGAGACAATGCGTTGTCCAAGCGATGCTGCGGCTTGCAAACCTTCGGTGCTTGGATCGATCGTGCAGCCGTACGCGTTTCCTGAGCGAGCGGCGGTCAAGCCGACGGCGAGTCCAGACAAACGCATTGTGGGTAAACCATTCTTTGCGTCGACAGTCCAGCCACCTACATTCTCAAAACCGCCCACCGTTCCGGCCAGGATGAAATCGTCTGGGGTGACGACCACGACCGCAACTTTCGATAGCCCCGCCATCGCGACCAGGGCATCATCCTGATCCAGTGGCCGACCTGCCATCGTTGCCGCGGCATAGGCCTGCATCATTCGTCGAATTGAAACGCAGCGAATCGGAGCGGGGGACCGCCAATCCAGGTCCTCGGCAGAATCCAGTTTGGGCGAGGCTGCTTCGGGGGAAAGCATGCGTGCGATCGCATCAGCGTGTTTGGAGTCCAACGCGTCGCTACCTGCGATCTCTTGGGACGTCGCTTCACGCAACAAACCATCAGCATCAACCAACACCCCAGCAGGATAAGGTGCCATGGTGCCGACGCCGCCCAAAGCTTCCCACGTGTCCGGCTCAACGGTCTGCTGGATCAAAGTCATCAACGAATCGAAGTCCGCCATCGATCCTCCACCAGCTCCGGCGTTATTCTCGTTCGGGACTCCACTGAACGCTTCGGTGGGGATGGACTCAGGCGATTGAGCCCCAGCGGGCCATGCGATCGCACACGCGACCAAGATGACGAAGGAACGCAGTCCAAAGAGCGATTGCATTCGATTGGGTCCAGGCGATTTCATCGTAAGCCTCGAAAAGAGAAGAGCAAACTTGAGGGTGGAGCAGAAGCAAGTTCGCGAGGAGGCGTTTCAGTGTATCACGCCCGTGTGCTCAACACCCTGAGATGATCGCGATTCAATTCGTAAAATAAGTTGTCTCGTAATTGGGGGGGCAAGTCGTGGCGTTCCCAAATTTCGTCGACTCCGTGCCGTGGTTTGCCTCTCGCCGATGAAGTGTCATATTGTCCTTTTCGGCCACCCCCCCAGAGCCCCACCATGATTCGAAAAATCACGCTCGAAAACTTCATGTCTCACGCCAAGACGGAAATCGAATTGGCCGATGGCTTGACCGTTTTGACTGGGCCCAATAACTGTGGCAAGTCAGCGCTGGTGGCGGCACTGCAAACAATCGCGACCAACGGCAACACCACCCATGTGATGCGGCACGGTTCGAAGATGTGCCGAATTACCGTCGAAACCGACGACGATCACACAGTGATTTGGGAACGGAAAAAGTCGACAGTCAAGTACAACATCGACGGCGAAGACATTCACCGCATTGGCCAGAAGGTCCCACCC
The Neorhodopirellula lusitana DNA segment above includes these coding regions:
- a CDS encoding DUF1598 domain-containing protein, which encodes MKSPGPNRMQSLFGLRSFVILVACAIAWPAGAQSPESIPTEAFSGVPNENNAGAGGGSMADFDSLMTLIQQTVEPDTWEALGGVGTMAPYPAGVLVDADGLLREATSQEIAGSDALDSKHADAIARMLSPEAASPKLDSAEDLDWRSPAPIRCVSIRRMMQAYAAATMAGRPLDQDDALVAMAGLSKVAVVVVTPDDFILAGTVGGFENVGGWTVDAKNGLPTMRLSGLAVGLTAARSGNAYGCTIDPSTEGLQAAASLGQRIVSGEVPMVTAADALASALGRQDIRVFGTSADHEVAYLMVEADRHMKRLALGDEPMPVGVRNYLLSIAATGDGTPPSDLLLRLWFTSHALRMRTSDVESTQVIQLAGTPLQLSGQNELALKSGQRGNVVIDPATLAFVDHFNQNWESIRRAYPIYGALESLYSSTAIAELWTRRSPSNDHAILQRALMYFAAEQANQLIAPKQVDSIAVFHRYKRGRKRHQVLLASGGVKIQAADLLPKSSPDYPGLKSLAKIAEQRPDDRWWWNARGVGIE